The proteins below are encoded in one region of Desertifilum tharense IPPAS B-1220:
- a CDS encoding precorrin-8X methylmutase: MEWHTTDAQSLGIIDQEIGEHTFSPAEYEIVRRVIYATADFEYKSLIHFSEQALQSGAAALAARTTIIVDVPMVQVGIAPTIQHTFANPVYCSMETLTRPQKEKSKAAWGIETLARRYPEGIFVVGQAQTALSALIELVETEVIRPALIIGTPAGFVEADVAKDRLNDSLVPHIRIEGRKGSAVVAAAIVNGLVELAWQAYGQEGQVMI, from the coding sequence ATGGAATGGCACACGACTGACGCCCAAAGCTTGGGCATCATTGACCAAGAAATTGGAGAACATACATTTTCACCTGCGGAGTACGAAATTGTCCGCAGAGTCATTTATGCAACGGCAGATTTTGAATATAAATCGCTGATTCACTTTTCAGAACAAGCTTTGCAATCCGGAGCCGCTGCCCTAGCTGCCCGTACCACGATTATTGTTGATGTCCCTATGGTACAGGTGGGAATTGCCCCCACCATTCAACATACCTTTGCTAACCCTGTGTATTGCAGCATGGAAACGCTCACCCGACCCCAAAAAGAGAAAAGCAAAGCCGCCTGGGGCATAGAAACCCTTGCTAGACGCTACCCAGAAGGAATTTTTGTAGTCGGTCAGGCCCAAACTGCATTATCGGCGTTGATTGAATTAGTAGAAACGGAAGTCATTCGGCCGGCTTTAATTATTGGCACGCCTGCGGGGTTTGTAGAGGCCGATGTCGCCAAAGACCGTCTCAATGATTCCCTTGTCCCTCATATCCGAATTGAAGGGCGTAAAGGGAGTGCAGTGGTTGCTGCCGCGATTGTCAATGGCTTAGTTGAGCTGGCTTGGCAAGCTTACGGTCAAGAAGGACAGGTCATGATTTAG
- a CDS encoding MBL fold metallo-hydrolase: MHLTWLDSNSWLVEIAQKRIAIDPWLVGVLSFGNQEWLFKGVRSQDRPIPESIDLILLSQGLEDHAHPPTLKRLDRNIPVVASASAAKVVQKLGYRHVYPLLKGETWKLDNHLEIRATQGTPLGPFTLENGYLIRDLHQGTSLYYEPHGNHDPQLKDLAPIDVAIAPIINLSIPAIGSIIQGPERALELAQQIRPQFLLPTAAGGDIRLEGLINVLLKAKGSAKALQAQLQQHHLPTQIIEPQPGERIELKLKQPAAP; encoded by the coding sequence ATGCACCTGACTTGGTTGGATAGTAACTCCTGGTTAGTGGAAATCGCACAGAAACGGATTGCGATCGATCCTTGGTTAGTCGGGGTTTTAAGCTTTGGCAACCAAGAATGGTTATTTAAAGGAGTGCGATCGCAAGATCGTCCCATTCCCGAATCCATCGATCTAATCTTGCTCTCTCAGGGGTTAGAAGATCACGCCCATCCTCCGACCCTCAAACGCCTAGACCGTAACATTCCCGTTGTTGCCTCAGCAAGCGCAGCCAAAGTGGTGCAAAAGCTAGGCTATCGGCATGTTTACCCGCTACTCAAAGGCGAAACCTGGAAATTAGATAACCATCTAGAAATTCGAGCAACCCAAGGCACCCCCCTAGGCCCATTTACCCTAGAAAATGGCTATCTGATCCGAGATTTACACCAAGGTACCAGCTTATATTACGAACCCCACGGCAACCATGACCCCCAGTTAAAAGATCTAGCCCCCATAGATGTTGCGATCGCGCCCATCATAAATTTATCGATTCCCGCGATCGGTTCCATCATCCAAGGCCCTGAGCGTGCCCTAGAACTCGCCCAACAGATCCGACCTCAATTTCTCTTACCCACTGCCGCCGGGGGCGATATCCGCCTAGAAGGTCTAATTAACGTCCTGCTCAAAGCCAAAGGCAGCGCCAAGGCATTACAAGCTCAATTGCAGCAGCACCATCTCCCCACACAAATCATTGAACCCCAGCCAGGAGAACGGATTGAGCTTAAACTCAAACAGCCTGCTGCTCCCTAA